From the Psychrilyobacter piezotolerans genome, one window contains:
- the accC gene encoding acetyl-CoA carboxylase biotin carboxylase subunit, which produces MFKKILIANRGEIAVRIIRAAKELGIKTVAVYSAADKESLHVMLADESICIGPAMSTESYLKIPNIIAAAEATGAEAIHPGYGFLAENAEFAKICKKHGIVFIGPSPDCINNMGDKATARATAVENGVPLTNGTGIIHKMEDARKIVHEKIGYPVMIKATAGGGGKGMRIARNDEEFAVNFGAAQNEADAAFGNPDCYVEKYVENPRHIEIQIVGDKFGNVVHLGERDCSIQRRHQKLVEEAPSATLPEDVRVKMGEAAVKLAKAINYDSVGTLEFLVDVNNDFFFMEMNTRVQVEHTVTESITGFDIIKAQIIVASGHELPIKQSDIELHGHAIECRINAEDPENGFMPSAGTLERYIVPGGIGVRVDSHSYQGYSIPPYYDSMIGKLIVHGVDREEAIIRMKRALEEYKIEGVETTIKFHEKVLENEEFRSGNYSTNFIEKNFPEYLKG; this is translated from the coding sequence ATGTTTAAGAAGATATTAATCGCTAACCGTGGAGAGATAGCAGTTAGAATAATTAGAGCAGCAAAGGAATTGGGGATAAAGACAGTTGCTGTGTATTCTGCTGCAGATAAAGAAAGTTTACATGTGATGTTAGCAGATGAATCTATATGTATAGGGCCTGCAATGAGTACCGAGTCATATTTGAAGATACCAAATATAATCGCAGCAGCAGAGGCTACAGGGGCAGAAGCTATTCACCCGGGATATGGATTCTTAGCTGAAAATGCTGAATTTGCAAAGATATGCAAAAAACACGGAATAGTATTTATAGGGCCCAGCCCGGACTGTATCAACAATATGGGAGATAAAGCTACGGCTCGTGCCACAGCTGTAGAAAATGGAGTACCACTTACCAATGGAACTGGAATAATCCATAAGATGGAAGATGCCAGAAAAATAGTTCATGAGAAGATAGGTTACCCGGTAATGATAAAAGCCACTGCTGGTGGCGGTGGAAAAGGAATGAGGATAGCTAGGAATGATGAAGAGTTTGCAGTAAATTTTGGAGCAGCTCAAAATGAAGCCGATGCAGCATTTGGAAATCCGGATTGTTATGTGGAAAAATATGTAGAAAACCCAAGACATATAGAGATTCAGATTGTAGGAGATAAATTTGGAAATGTAGTTCATTTAGGAGAGAGAGACTGCTCTATCCAAAGAAGACATCAAAAATTAGTTGAGGAAGCACCATCTGCTACCCTGCCGGAAGATGTAAGGGTGAAGATGGGAGAAGCAGCTGTAAAATTAGCTAAAGCTATAAACTATGATTCTGTTGGAACTTTGGAATTCTTAGTAGATGTAAACAATGACTTCTTCTTTATGGAGATGAATACAAGGGTACAGGTCGAGCATACTGTTACTGAATCTATTACAGGTTTCGATATAATTAAAGCTCAAATAATCGTAGCATCAGGGCATGAACTGCCTATAAAACAATCGGATATAGAACTTCACGGACATGCTATAGAGTGTAGAATAAATGCAGAGGACCCAGAAAATGGATTTATGCCTTCAGCAGGAACATTGGAGAGATATATTGTTCCAGGTGGAATAGGAGTCAGAGTAGATTCTCATTCATACCAGGGGTACAGCATACCGCCATACTATGATTCTATGATTGGAAAATTAATAGTTCATGGGGTTGATAGAGAGGAAGCTATCATCAGAATGAAGAGAGCATTGGAAGAATATAAGATAGAAGGAGTAGAAACTACTATTAAATTCCATGAGAAAGTATTAGAGAATGAGGAGTTTAGAAGTGGAAACTATTCAACTAACTTTATAGAGAAAAATTTTCCTGAATATTTAAAGGGATAA
- a CDS encoding acetyl-CoA carboxylase biotin carboxyl carrier protein yields MKNDMNTINEIIKVIGESQLTEISIEEKEFKLFIKKPKLVLGESIEEVEEIEEMAEEVAVEDIKEIISETVGRFYYIDKDENPMITVGMTVKKGQKVGYVEAIGLKTDIKSEFDGEIKEILVKNGEVAEYGKVLVKIGE; encoded by the coding sequence ATGAAAAACGACATGAATACTATCAATGAGATAATAAAAGTTATAGGTGAGTCACAACTTACAGAGATATCTATAGAGGAAAAAGAATTTAAACTTTTTATAAAAAAACCGAAACTAGTATTGGGTGAGAGCATAGAAGAGGTAGAAGAAATAGAAGAAATGGCAGAAGAGGTAGCTGTAGAAGATATAAAGGAGATTATATCTGAAACTGTAGGGAGATTTTACTATATAGATAAAGATGAAAATCCTATGATAACAGTGGGGATGACCGTAAAAAAAGGTCAAAAGGTTGGTTATGTAGAAGCAATAGGTCTTAAAACCGATATAAAAAGTGAATTTGATGGTGAAATAAAAGAAATTTTAGTAAAAAATGGAGAAGTTGCCGAATACGGAAAAGTATTGGTTAAAATAGGAGAATAA